The nucleotide window AGTTCTGTAACATCCATAGAAGAATCATCAAATCCTACAAATTCACATCCATTATCTTCGAGAACACCTTTACAAGATGGGGCAAATGCAATTACGTCAGAAAATAATAGATCAAACGAATTACAAAGCGAAGGAAATCTTAGTGATTATACACGCACCATTGTAGGACCAGCTATAGGAACTATTGGATTATCttccattttcttcattttttacaaggtaaagtaaaatttattttaaaaatttagaatatgttgcaatatatatttttagaatataAACATTATGTCATATGTAATTGTATTTCACATTATAGTTTACTTCATTTGGAGTATTGATGTTTCGTGGAAGGagaaataacaaaaaaattggaatgaATTTTGATGAACAAAGAAACTTATTTTTAGATACATCAGAATATCATCACGAATACCCATCGAGGAAAACTTATAATATAGCATATAATTCTGCTTAGCATAattgaaaaatgtataacgtgaaaaaaaaattctttaaagCACATTGCGtgataaggaaaaacaaggtgaacatatatttaaacaaaaaattatatgtgcAAATTAACAATGCTcttatatgtaaattaattaacaaaatattatataaaacatttctATATAAGACATTGTATAATGTCCAATTTGCGTTGTATAACATTTTGATTAAACAAATTGATgattataattacataaatacaacCTAAAAGGCATATGGATACATAAaggtaataaaatgaatgagACATTAAATTGTTTTCAGAAAACAAATGTGACAAATGAATAGATATAATGTAACACTACATAAATAgcaaatgataaatataaaaaaaattaaaatgaatgttTCCATAATGTGTGTATTACAAATAATAAGGTAAAAACTATAGGatcataaattttaatatccaatcataatttatgtaaatatatattaaaagcGCGGGATTTTTGAACAAGAAGTGTGAGAAATAAAACTTTCGTAAAATAATActgtaaattaaattatttgataATGTATTTTTCGTTCCTATAtcacattataaaaatagtgtgatttttaattaataattgtacatattaataattaaccATTACACATAATTTTCTTTGGTGTTATCTTAtcaattttcattataaaaattcgATGTTTCAGTATTTGGTCAGTGACTGATTTGAAAAGTGTTACAACTAATCATATAtcttaaatatatgcataaacattaaaaatattatcaattttatgtctgttcatatttttttgtttttttattttttttgtagtcAATTATTAAACATGggacatttatataatttaaaaattttcacatttgATTAACCCATGCATGCGCTATCTCCTAATGAATCAAATTAATATTCTGTaatattttacgtttttgtaatgcacaatatttttatattaaatatattaattttttcccttaaattgttttagaaattttttaattctagGTAATCCTTGAGTCTAGTTCTGCATTAAACACTTTTATAAGCCGACAACATGCAATATGCTATTATAAACCcacataataatatattaataaactttaaaataacaatattCGCGCTTATATactgcataaaaatattatataaaaaaaattaagttcTTCAGATAAAATGTAAagatttttcataaattagAAAATCGTGaactattttttaacataatgtagaactaaaaatatttattataatttttaaatggctgatatattattatgtcATAAGCTGATTATAAtgtaatttaattaataatactATTAAAGTTcgagggtaaaaaaaatatttgttaatatgtatattctACTGAAATGTCAGAACAATTAATGCacatattttcaataatgtcatatgtacattttaaatatatatatataaatacacgTGTGTAAAGTGTCCTATATGTTgtagatattttttataaatgtacaataaaatttcatttaaaatttttatgccaAACGAATGTTTtaggaaattatttatataaaattatattttgtaaatttataatttaaaaccccaccaaaaaagaagaacatgtaaaataaataattcaaattagataaatattattttttctgtgcattaaaatatataggaATGTCTAAGCATTCGCAAGCATGTTGAATATTCAtgtaacattaaaataataaaacaaagtGGTGTATATCAACGACATacacaatttaaaaaggacaaattttaataatgttacaatttattgctattatttttactatttttctttcctaaTGCTTCATAAATTGGcattcatattaatattgtACATCTCAAAcaatttgccattttaatGTTATGATGACATATcatcatattatttaataaaactaATTTAACATACTAACTTTATGTTTATATCGGTTTGAGAAAATTGTATTCCACTAATACACATAATGCTGCTAATCGGTCTTATCAGTGCAGTCGTATAATAAAGGGTTAGtataatgttaaaattatgacaaaacataaacaaaaaaaaacttaaataaagcataacataaaaaggatagtaattttttaattacaatgGGTAGGATATAAAATGATGTGCATGCATGGTGCATGCTAACAaataagcattttttttaaaattaacaattcTTATTGATTGATGTTCAACGGGGTAATTTAACCccaaattaattatttcgAGGATGTTTATATGCATTACATGTTGTTACCCTACACCTGAAAATTTCACATTCAACTAGCTATACAGTTTAACGCATAATTATGATGTTATTCTCAGCATTGCTCATTACATAACCCCTTTCGTATTTACCTAATGAGCAGATATGTTACCAGCCTTTTTCTCCATAAATAGTGAACACCATTAGTTCTATCGAACTCATCacctcatttttaacattccCGTGTGATGCTTAAATtgcgtaaaaatgaaaacctAATATCCCTTGCTCAGTAACTTTTCTTTCTCCTAACTTTTACTTTCTAATATGCTCAAGTGAACGTTCATGTGTCTCCCCCTGTAATGCTCATCCCCTTCTGGTAACTTCTCCACCTCGCTATTCTCGTTCCTCCCTCACAATAAGAATTAGCCTTGTAATCCTTCTCGTACTCTCTATGCATCTTTCCAGTTCGATAATTTTTTGCATCATACCTTTAATTAATAGTAAGAGTCGTGTGAAggataataattcatatgtAATGATCCCATTTGACTATCCCCAAAGCTGTGATCTAACTCATTTGGTGGAAATTCCTCTTCGTATGCATCTTCTTCACTATCCAAAAATTcgtcttttcccctttttcttttattcgACTTTGATCCAAAAGGGTTTGCCTAATTtgagcataaaaaatataaagcatGTATAGTATTTACGCTTCTCCGTTTTGCAAATGCACATTTGATATGGTGGCAAATAACATACATGTAATAAACCCCGTTTTGCATTTACCTTAACGTAGTAGAAGCAGAATATGAGTATTCCCACTATCGTAACAGCTGCGATACTGCGGTAAACAATATTTGACCTTAACATATTGCCCATCGTTCCGATCATATGGGAAAAACCATCTGTACCTTCGTGTGCATGGTCATGCGTGTTTATGTAGGCAACATGCTCTTCTTCATTACGCCCTCGAGACATATAACTGTTTTGATACCTTCTCGACGAAGCGCGCTCATCTACAGCAGGTCCTCCTTTAGCCACTTGAATCCTGTGTGATTCACCTATTGcacttttcaaattttttaagagATCATTAGGGTCGTAACTCGGATCACATTTGAAATAGGGCAAACAACTATCTTCGTCCACCAAACCACCATAACAGCAATAATCCTTATCAGCTTTGTATAACTTGTTAATGTATGTAACATAATCAATAaactttttacacttttctTTATCAGAACTATCGCATTTTATGtgatcaaaatttttaaagtaatcATGTAAATCTTTGTCTATCTTCCAATAATTTTcatgaagaaaataacatTCACATCTGATTTTGTCTAATACTTTTGCATTAATCCTTTTTGCGATTTCTCTTAGTCTACTGATTATCATGTATTTATTACTTGAACTCATATTTGAAGTGAGTAGTCtcgttttataatataaccAGTGTTGTAAATAATAGCATTTGTCTCTGCgattgtttattttatgcGTACCAGCTAATTCGCGTAAATTCCTTGCCATCTTTTTGCATAACGTTGTTGCTTCACTATTAAAAGATCCCAACTGGCTACAGTCGCCCCAATCCTCTCCATGTGCTAATCCCCTGTCTAAGTTTTCATATACCCTATACAAAGGTAggtcttttaatttatcttcCTGAAAGTTAAGAAGAAAGGAGTAATAATGCATGCACCAtatgatttttattaaaaaataaaattattaatccTCTTAGGGATACATAAACGTTTAAAATGTTGAACCATTTGCAGTTTCTAAAACGGGGTGGCAAATATTACCCATTCATTTTCCCGCAAACCACTCATTTTGTTTCAACAGaagtttattaaaattaaataataaattttgagGGCATAGACGTATTAACATCTAAGGGGGGCAAAcgcataatttatttatatattataatattattatatgattcctttttggaacatttataattttggtAAATACTTATTTGCAAATTAATTCTTTAATTATTCTGCAGAGTTACGTAAAAGCAGTGCTATCATCACCACATaaatttgtcttttttaGCTGTTAACAAATAGTATAAAATGTACGAGCAAAATATGCCATAAGAGGAGCAATGCTGTACTGCAATTTATTAACTCGGAATGCGTCGATTTGTTGGGGTTATTATATCCCGCAACAATTTCTCAGGAGAAccaattatatttaatttatacgACAATAGATAAGTgctgaaatgtttttttataactccgctgtctttttaaaatattatttatagaCATGTCATGTTGcttataaggaaaaaaaagtatataaatatatatatttatttatttgcccatttatttatttccgAGTAAGAGATCCTATTTTCAAgctaaaaaatacataattttaataatcgCCATGTTTTTTCCTCATAGGTTCTTATAagcagaattattttttatttttttcgaccCTCATCCTATGCGaattttacatatttcaaatataattataggAAGATATTATACTGCTGAACGTAATAGACGAAATAATAgacaatattttatttcttacaaaaaattactattACAAAATGTTTACATGTATTTGCagttgtttaaaaaatatcttatatttatctgttctaaaatgttttcattttttcgataaaaatatagctgtaaattatatttatacagAATTATATACTCCATGTAATGGATAATTTGTAATTGCCGCAATTTTacagatttattttttattttttccagaTATAATGGTaatcatgaaaaaaaaaaaattaccatatttttgaatcgtatatttattttcaccatcttattaataaattttttttttttttttttgcttaaaattaaagtaCAAAATTGGCAAAGAACAGTTCTTTATTTTCCTGATCAAATACTTTTAAATAAAAGCATAGGACGACCACTGCAATCGGGCGATGGAACTAATATACATTACGACTTCGCAATGTAATAATaactatatttttacatgcataattgttatttaaataaattgtgGTAAAAACGttgaaaagaaattattactataaaattttcacagAATGAGTTCTCgcttttttacaatttaaatattaaaggAGCCTCATTCGTTATCGTTGTCTCATACTGCATGCTCCGCAATGGTGTTTGAAAAGAAAGGGGAACAGCGATTTTCTACCTCCACAGAGTCGGCATTAATTATGCCGCCTTGTTTATacattttgcgaaatttCCACACAGTTATAACACCTACTAATGCCTTACATGAACGCTAAAGACAGTTAAATAGCTAACAAGACATATCCGacaaatgttattataaccGTCAGGTGTTTGCTCTTGTGGAATGTTCTAATTTACaacaattatataaagataaagaaataaaattcagGAGTGAGGgtcattaaaaaatgttaaatataaGTAAATATTGATTGAGACCACCACAATATGCGCACATCATAACACGGTCACTCGCGCAACATTAATGCTGCTCTTCTGAAATGTTAtgttcttaatttttaatttactgttacttaaaataaagtattaatttttttatgagacCTACATTGCAACTACATTTTGAACTTAATGGTGAAATAAACGACCAATACTGTTAAAACAGTTCCAcgtaatttatatatttgctGACGCAGAAACGAATCATGCACTGATGTGTTATAcgtcataatttttctcgcgtaataattttatatattaacaaattcGGCTATTTTACCGAGTTTAAGATTCGTCTATCACAGTTTTACCTCGCTTGAGGaacaaaatgtacatttaccCTTCTTACAGTAGCTATGACGCATGCTTTGTTACTTGCTATTTGTTATTCGCTTGTATAAATAGAATATAATCGTTGTCCATAAAAATGCACTTATCATTTTGAACgtgataattttatttttcattttaacaCAATCTTGTAAGTTCGTTTAATagttataaagaaaattttgacGAGGAACTTTTATGTGCACATTCTGCTAGCACTCCCCAAGTCAAAGGGATAAATCGGACGATTATTAAGGTAATATTAGTTATGGCAGTGGTTTTCCCCAAAGCTTCCAATATACTTAGAATGCAAAATTTTCAGGGATTTTCtacaaaaaaggtaaactcccctatatataaatactgctgcatatattatatagtatTACAAGAGGATGAAACCCCATTTGATACTCAAAAATTGTACAACCCGCTTATTGGGTATAAATATTTAGACGAAATTTTCGACATTTGTAATAATTACGCAGAAGGGTTGAACATAGAAATGATTAAACGGATGCACGAAATTGGTAATCTCTATCTTCTTCCTAAAAATGACAAAGACGGTTCCACACTAGAGAGAGATAATGTGGATACTCCAAAAAATGCGTACCTAATAAACCACAGCTGTTTACATAACAGTATTGCGCTTTTTACCGACTTATCACACTTTATATCTTATAATGAACACATTCGAAGCGGTGTCCATAAATGTGAGTGGCACTACTTAGTCCACACCCATGGCAACTTCTCCTCATAATTTGTACCCTTCaatcatttttacaatattccTTAGAGAATAACGGGAACTACATAAATAACGTTAATGTATCGCGCATGTGGGTGCAACCTCGTATGCATGCCGATAAGGGGTAATGACTTACTTTCAATAAGTACTTCTATACATATCAAAAGATAATTTGTTGACATCAAGGATTGATGCCTTATTTGAACACgttcaatttcgtttttgcaAGGGAgacacaatttttataatccaATTTCTCCGCTTCATAATTatctttattttcccctttttcgtcTCACTTTATGGGGGCACATAACATTATCACCACCCCTTTTGGAAATACCCTATGCGTGCAAGGAGAATAAACACATTGAATGGATCCATCAATAGGAATTATTTACCTAAATAATAATCCATTTACCCTGCAACGAAGTTACCCCATAACCACCTTTCAATTTGCATGCTCCACATGAAgctaatattattttacatgaTTTCACAAAAGTTGcgaaattttaacataaacatatggtcttcatttttaatgattaATAAGCAATCAATCAATCAAATTTAAAAGGTGATAAATTATTGACAAAAAATCAGTTACAAGTGTAACATAATTACAAATGAgacagaaaataaaagatagaatcatatttacataaaaaaaataaaaaaaattttaattttataaatagtgCATCAAAAGGGGTAAGTATTTACAGAATATCCCCCCACTCAAAGGAgtctttttttatactaGCCAACTATTCAGATGGAAACGCtccattttgccaaaaaaaaagattatatTCCGATGAGTTTCTTTACATAATGGTCTAAATTATGCTTCCCTGATTATTTCCCCCTATTCGAGTTCATACTtattgcttctttttcttttttattttgccaaCTGTATCGAACTTTTACTAACGTTTCGGCGCATAATTGTGATAGTCCTTATCAACACGCCGCAAACACCTTATCTCTATCCCTTTTCAACTAAGTCTTCTATATTTCCAACATGTTAACTAATaaataatccttttttttttgccacgtAAAGGGTGAGCAAATACATTTTCCCTTTAATACTTAATATGACACATTACGTGTATTCGCTATTTTTACACTATTCAAATGTTGCTACAATTTGGTTGCACGCTTTGGATAAACGCATCAAAGATTAAATGAAACGTCTCTACCCTTTCGTTGCACTGTAAGTAAGCATTCATTTTTCTATTCCTCCCAATTGCATcatctccattttttattaaaaatagatACTCGAACTAGGTTGGTacttttctctcccccttccaTGCACTCTCTCCAAACAGTTTCATGTTAAAAAGTTCTAATTAGTATAGTAAGAGTCTTGATCAGGatgataattcaaataaaatCGATCCGCCTCAGAATCTAAAAACGTTTCCTCAGAACCATACATTTCTAACtccttttcatactcttcgtagtaattatgctcaaatatttttccctttttccgtttttttttgcgtaaactTGATTCTAATCTTGAAGACtgacataaaaaagaaaagtgaaAGGTGTGAAAATGTATTTACTTTGTAACTATGcagttaaaataaattatatacgCTAATATACACTGTTTTcatatttcacaaaatcgaATGTGTTCTTACCCTGTTGTAgtagaagaggaagaaaattgtcCCAAGGACTGCTACAGCCATGATGATGTTACGAATAAAGTTTGAGTCCACCATGTCAGATACACTTTCCAAAGAACTAGGAACACCTGCCAGGGATGCATGTCCTGCATCGCCACTAATGCCTGAATTGTACGTTGTTGCAGCATTAACAGAGTCCTCATGGCTATCTCTTGGTGGAACACCCAAAGATGGTTCAGGTTGCAAAGCGCCCGTATCGCCACGTACTGTCTGTTGACCTCCTCTGGTTGCAGCTAGTTGTTTTTCTCGGTTTGCTGCTGCAgctaattctttttttcgtgctTCTGCTGCAGCTGCTGCAGCTTTTTTACGGTTTTCC belongs to Plasmodium vivax chromosome 6, whole genome shotgun sequence and includes:
- a CDS encoding variable surface protein Vir12/24-related (encoded by transcript PVX_001615A): MHYYSFLLNFQEDKLKDLPLYRVYENLDRGLAHGEDWGDCSQLGSFNSEATTLCKKMARNLRELAGTHKINNRRDKCYYLQHWLYYKTRLLTSNMSSSNKYMIISRLREIAKRINAKVLDKIRCECYFLHENYWKIDKDLHDYFKNFDHIKCDSSDKEKCKKFIDYVTYINKLYKADKDYCCYGGLVDEDSCLPYFKCDPSYDPNDLLKNLKSAIGESHRIQVAKGGPAVDERASSRRYQNSYMSRGRNEEEHVAYINTHDHAHEGTDGFSHMIGTMGNMLRSNIVYRSIAAVTIVGILIFCFYYVKANPFGSKSNKRKRGKDEFLDSEEDAYEEEFPPNELDHSFGDSQMGSLHMNYYPSHDSYY
- a CDS encoding hypothetical protein (encoded by transcript PVX_001620A) yields the protein MAVVFPKASNILRMQNFQGFSTKKVNSPIYKYCCIYYIVLQEDETPFDTQKLYNPLIGYKYLDEIFDICNNYAEGLNIEMIKRMHEIGNLYLLPKNDKDGSTLERDNVDTPKNAYLINHSCLHNSIALFTDLSHFISYNEHIRSGVHKCEWHYLVHTHGNFSS